In Isosphaera pallida ATCC 43644, the sequence TCACCAAAATGGCGATCATTGGTAAACGGCCCAGACCTTGCAAGAAGGTGGCGACTAGGAACTGGCTGACCAACACTGCGGCCAGGCCGCCGAAAATCACCAACGAGGTGGATTGAACGTGACGGGAGCGGCGACTGGGGAGCGGCTCAGCCAAGGGGATGGCCGCCGCGGCGCGGGGACCAAGCCGAAGAACGCAGGAGGTGGTCGTGGCCAAAAAGGTTAACGCTCCCAACAGCAACGCGCCAAGACCCAGACTGACCCCCCAGAAGAAGACCAGGGATTCCGACTGAATTTGCGCGAAGCTGATCGAGGGAGTGTTGATGGCCACCCCTTGAGCGATGCCTCGAAGGGTCAACGCCAACCAGATCAGCGTGACGCCACCCAAGGCGGTGGTCAAATGCAGCTTGATCGGGGCCACTGATGGCCATTCCCAGCCAGTCAGCCTGGGCACGATCCAATAAATCGCCCCGGCCATTGCCCAGGTGTAAAGCCCCAGCATTGCCAACCAAGCTTGACCTTCGGAATACAGGCTGAACTGAACGACTGCCGAGACACTGCGCGTCGTTTGCAGACCCAGCAGCACCGTCGTTATTGGGAAGGCGATTGCCGCAAAGGTACAAAAACGGGCCACGGGCGAGATCCGAAACGCCGTGCCCGAACCAGCCAGCGTGATCAACAGGCTCAAAGTCAGCAACGCCACCCCAAATCCAGCCATCGTCCGCGCCACGGTGCTTAAGGCCACCAGCCCCGTGGGCAACGCGGTGGTCGCCAGGTTGAGCGGACCCATCAAGTTGTAGCTCAACACGAAGGTCCACATCCCTAGGAAGGCGAACGAGTAGGCTGACACTGGCCGGTTGATCGCCTTGGGAAACACGAAGAACAATGACGCTAGGGACAGGGGGGCGATCCAAAGGCCGAATCCGGCCGAGAGATACCATTGATGAATCGCCACGGCTGACAGGCCGGTGATCGTCAGGTCGAACAACAGTGCCCGCGCCGCCACAAAGACAGTAGGGAACACCACCAAGGCAATAGCGATAAGCCATTGACTTAGGTAAAGGTTGGCTCGGTCGCTGGTGAAGAGGGTCGCCAGCGTCCAGCTGGCCATGATTCCCATGGCCGCCGCCAGCATCATGGATGGAACGCGGGGGAATTCCAAGAAGGGGACGCCCGTGCCATAACCCGCCAGGATTCCCACCACCCCGATTGCCACCGCGGCATTCCAAAGCAGCGTGGCCAGCTTGGGCAGCACGGCGAGCCGGTCGGGGCGACGAGCCATCCGAGGGGTGGCCCAGACCGCCAAACCGAGGCCAGAAAGGCCAACCCAACCGTAAGCCAACGCCTGCCAACCCGCCGCGTGAACCCGCCCGTAGGTCAAGAAGCCGATTCCGTCCAGGAAGTCGGGCGAATGGGTTTTGATCGAAGCGATCAAGGTCAAACTCAGGCCCACTACCAACCAGACCAACGCGCTGACCATCAAGGCCAACACCGGAGCCTTGGTAGTCGCGTCGATCGCCGCCCGCATCGTCGTGAGCGTTGCGGACGCGCCGATTGCGACACCGTTAGACTCAGGGACTGAGGACGAGGAGGAAGGGGCTGAGGCTGCCGCCGCGTGAGTCATGGTTCAACGCTCGAATCGGGACCAAGAGATTCGTCAAGTCATCGCGTGGCGGGAGGCGGCCCGAGTTGATCAACTCTTGTGGATCTTGAGCCGCCGTCCCGGACGACAAGGGGGACGTGAGAAAGGATCTGGATCAGATGGGATCGGGTGCGATTCTCTTGAGCAAATCAACACCGAACCGAACTGGATCACATGAAATCAAACAGAATCGACGAGCCGCATTGAGGTGGAAGCTCGATCAGGAGAAGTCATCAACCAAGGGTCGCTGATCGACCCGAGGTCAAGAACGCAGCGGGGTGTCGGGATCACCGTCGAGTTCGTCCAAGACATTTTCGGTGGTGCGGCGGACACCGTCGGATAAGTCACGAGCGATCGCCCACATCAGACCGAGCAACACGCCAAGACCCAGCATCATGGTCAGCGCCGAGCGACTGGTTTCTTGTTCCTGAAGCAAGGCGGTGTCGGTGGTGGTCGCCTGAGCCTCCGCTTGGGAGATCGGTTCGTCCCGAGCTTGGGGACTGGAGGCGTCCGCGTTGGCGTTGGCGTTGGCCAGCAGATCGGGTTGGTAGGGGAGGCTGAGAACGAAGTTGACCACGTCCCAAACCTGGTCGGATGTGCTGAGTTGTCCAGGATAGTGGGCAGGCATCTTACCGTGGTTGAAGCCGTAGGCGATTCGCAGGTAGACTCCCTTGGCGATCCGCTCGCGGTCCTCGGCGGTCAGGTTGTCGGCGTGTCCGCCCTTGTAGTAGCCCAGGTAGAGGTTAGCGGGACGCACCATGTCGCCCCACTCGGTCTTGGAGTCGTTCCAAAGCTGCGTTTTGGCGTTGACGAACGCCTCGAGGTCGAGGTCCGGTTTGCGGCCTTGAGCCACGAGGTCGGCATAGGTGTTGCGGATCGCGGTGTCAACCGTTTCGCCTTGAAGATAAACGCGGTCGAAAATGGCCCGGTCGATGAAGCTCTCGCCGTTGCCGTTGCCGTTGACCCCGTGGCAGCCGACGCAGCCAGCCACAGCGTAAAGCTGGCGGCCTCGCTCGATGCTCTCCCGGGTGGCCGGAACCCGGGGCGGGATCGGCACCACCTTGGAGGGGGCGGCATTCCACTCGGAAAGCACCTGAGTCACCGTCTCCCGGGGATCGGCTCCGAGCAAGTCCTCTAGGGTTTCGGCCTCCTCGTCAGCCGGGAAGGCAGCGAGTTGCAACAGCTTGCGCTCGGTTTCGCCGCGCATCGAGAGATAAATCGTGTAATCCACCACAGCGTTGAGATCCTCGGGACTCAACACGTCGCCAAACGCAGGCATTGATACATTCTTATAAATGTTTTTGAAGCCATATTTGATCGAGAGGTAGAGGTCGTCGCGCAGTGGCTTGTCGCGTTCCTTGGTGGAGACGAAGTTGAACACGCCGATGGTAAAGTTGCGGGGAACCGAGACGTAGGCCTGGGCGGAGGGACCGTTGCCCGCCCCGGCCGAACCATGACAATTGGCGCAGTATTGGGCGTACACCTTGGCGCCGCGTTGGAGAACTGGACGGTGGTTGGGGTTGGCCAGGAGGGTAGTGAGGGCATCTGGGGGGGCGTTTTCCAGGGCAGGCACGACCGCCTCGCGGGGGGACAAGCCAAAGGTTTCGCCGACGAACTGACCGATCAATTCCAAACCTTTGTCGGGGATCGGTTCGCCCTTGGCCTCTTGTTGGGCGAGGAAGGGTTGATTGGGGGGGAAGGGTTGGGCGAGGGCATCCGCGACCTCGGGTTCGGGAGCGGCTTTGGCCGTGGCGTCCTGGGGTTGGTTGGCCAGCAACTCCATCGCCAAGGTGACCGGGGGCGCGACAGTTCGGTTGCGGGGATCAATCACCCGCCCCTGTTCCAGTTCGGCGGTCTCGGCGGCCCGCAGGGCCACCAAGGCGGCGTTGTCGCGTAGGTCAGCGGGATCGGTGGGACGGGCAGTCACCAACCCTTGGACGCCGACCACAATGACCGCGACTGAGGCAGCCAAGCCTAAAACTGCCAGCACCACTGGCACCACCCCAGATCCTCGGCCGGCGGAGGCCGAGGAATTGGGCTCGCTCGTCGGCACACTTGTCATCGACATCGACAATTCACTCCCTCAATCCACGACGGCAGGGGGAAAGTTGGGGCGGACGGTCTTCCCCCTTCGCTTTGCGGGGATCGAATCAGACTGGAAACCCGGCAGAACCCAAAGAACGGGCATGTCGGTTCACAACGCCGTCGCAACGGAGCGGAAGACTCAAAACGAAAAAAGAAGACGAGACGACGTGGAACGACGGTTCGACTTGGTTGGAGGCGCAGTCAGACAACGCCGCCTCGGCAATCGATCACTCCATCCGATACGACGCCATCCCGCCTCATCATCTTCATGGTATCGGATCACCACGACCCGCGCCAATGGTCACCACCGCGAACCAAGAGTCTTCTTGAATTTCAAAAGTTTCGAAAGGATTGAAATGGCTGGTCTGTCTTGTTCCAAGGCGGGGGCCTTATTATGATTTGCCGCGGGGAGGTCCACGCGCTCAACTGCGATCATCAATCTTCGTCCATCCTGTCGTGACCACGTCAGATTACGTCCCTCGCAGACGCCGCCCCGCATGTCACGGCGATGGATGCTTCCGCCCCTCCCCCTGGCCGCTCAATTCCCAAGCTGATTCCACCGTTCGACTCCGCCCCGCTCCTCACCGTAACGGTCGAACCAGTTGATGGATTGATTCGTCTCCGCATTGTCCGCATGTTCGACATGATCCCACGCAGGAACGGCCGTCTGAACCCTTCCCAGCCGCGTGTCGCCGCCCTGAATGAGATTCGGGCTCGTTCGCCGCACGTTGGTGGGTCGATTTCGGTTGGAATTCTCGCGTGTCGAGGAGGTTGCGACGTGACCAGACGGGTCCCCTTGTCATTGTTCCTTTGGATTTGCCTGTTGACGCTCGTCGGCTGCGGCGAGTCTGGCAGGTTGCGTTACTCAGAAAGTCCCCGCTATGCCCAACTCGGTGATCAACGGGTGAACCTTAAGGCTAAGGTCAAGACCGCGGTGGACGAACTCTTCGGCGCGGCTCCCAACCAAATCCTCGTTCCTGAAGGCAGCTCGCTCGTGGGCGAGCGTGGCACCGGAATCCGTGCCGCCGGCATCTACCTGGCAGGGCTGACCAAGACCGAGACGGGCGAACTGGCCAGCATCCACGAACAGTCGAAAGACGACCCGGCGATCAAAGGGGGATACGCCCTGTATCGCCGTCATTGCCTTCATTGCCACGGCGTTTCGGGAGACGGCAACGGTCCTACTGCGCCGTTTTTGTACCCCAAGCCCCGCGACTTCCGCCCCGGCGTGTACAAGTTCACCTCGACTAATGGGGTCAAGCCAACTCGGGCTGATCTATACAAGACCATCAAGGAAGGTCTGCACGGCACCTCGATGCCATCGTTCGACGCCCTCATGACGGATGACGAGATTCAGCAGGTCATCGATTACACCTTGTATCTCTCGATCCGCGGCGAAACCGAAGCCAAACTGATCCAAGAGGCCCAACTCTCGGTTGCCGACATGTTGGAACCCGGCCAGGACGTGGCCGCGGACGCCAACCTGGTGGATCTGTTCGAGGAGGCCGGCTCGTCCCTGGTGCCCAAAGAGTTGCCCGCTCAGATCGCCCAGGAGTGGTTCGAGACCGACCAGAACGTGACCCGTCCTGTGGTCTCCCGCCCCGGTATCACCGCGGCGAGCATCGAACGCGGACGCGATCTCTACTTCTCCGTCGGCTGCAATGCCTGTCACGGCGACCTCGGCGACAGTGGCGGCGAGAGCTTCCTCGATCAAGAGATGTACAATGCCATCGTCTTCGCGCGTCAACCGGTGCACGTGGCGGCCGTCAAACGATTCGCCGAGGAACGAACCCGCAAAACGCAGGCCGAAGAGACGGCCCTCCGCCTGGTTCGGCTCGGCTCCAACCGCCATCGGGCCTTGGAATCGTTGCGAGCGAACCCGGCGCTGCAGCCCTATGCCGACGAGGCAGTTGACCACGCCCTTCAAGCCAAAGCGCAAGGCAAACTCGACTCCCAAAGCGGTCATTCCCCGTTCCGGCCCGAGCTGCAAAGCGCCGTCGAGGTGGCCAAGTTTCTGGTGGAGAACGACATTGCCCTCAAATATGTCTTCGACCCAGTCGGTTGGACGGCCGCGCCCCGCAACTTCAACCCTCAACAGGGTTCTCCTATCCTGACCACCGAGCAACTCCGAGGACTCGAAACGTTCCGAGCGGAACTAACCCTGGCCGCCGCCGAAAACCGCGATGAAGCCCGCGCCCAGATCGAGGCCAAGATGAACGAAGCTCGGCAACGGAACCAGGCTGAGCCCTCCGACGAAACCCAAGCGGCCTTGGAGGAAGCCCTGGCGGAACTGAAACGATGGGAGAACGCTCCCGCTACCATTGATCGAGTGCTGAGCTGGATTCCCGAACTGAGGGACCCCGGCTTCCAAGCCTATTTCGTCAACGCGCTGACCAAGTGGAGCTACAGCCGCGACGAGGTCTGGTTCAACCCCATCCGTCCGGCGAACCTCCGCAAAGGGGTCTACAAAGGCGGCCGTCGTCCCTACGACCTCTGGCTCCGGATCGCTAATGGCATCCAACCGGTGAAGATGCCTGGTTATCTCGGCGAGGGAGAGGGCAAGCTCAACCAAGAGCAAATCTGGGACGTGGTCAACTTCGTGCTGGCGCTTCCGTCCAACACCGGGTTACTAGACCATCACCAACCCCCCGCACCCCACCGCCACTCAGACTCCGAAATGGAACCCGCAGCCGGCGCGGCTATCGCCGCTCGCCACGAGTGACAAGGGGAAACCTCCGCCCGCTCCCCTCCCCACCACCCCATCCCTCGACTCATCGAGGAACTTGGTAAGGGGGCGGGTCGAAGTCTGAGCGAGCGAACGCAACTCCCAGCGTCCTCGCCACTGGTGACCCATCCGTCAAGCCCAGGCTCGCCCTTGATTCGATTGTCGGCGGCTTGCGAAACGGACCGCGTCCTCGTCCAACGTATTGCGACCGGATCGCCAGCTCGCTCTCGCCGTCGTCTCGGAATCAGTTGATCATCCGCACCGTTTTGACCACTCCAAGTCGAATCGAATTCACCCCTCATCCCTCGGCCGTCCACCTTGGCCGGGTCGCAACCCCATCGAGCCGTCCGACGGTTTGCCGGTCCCGCCGACCGGTCCCCGGACGCGGGAGAATCCAACCGTGCGATTGTGGAGCGTCTTCTTCGCCGTGATGTCGGTAGCGTTGTTAGGGATTTACCTCTACGCTCCGACCAACCCCGAATGGTGGCTACCCAACACTTACCACACCCTGGGCGCTCACGAGCCCCAAGTGGCCGAGCAGTCGGTGGCCGCCCTGGGTCGGGAAGTCGATCACTTGTTCATGATTGTTCTTTGGTTGACCGGGATCACCTTTGTTCTGGTGTCGGTGGTGTTCTGCTACGTTGCGTGGAAGTTCGGCGACGAACCGGGCCGCAAATCGACCTACACCCACGGCAGCACGACCCTGGAGGTGGTCTGGACGGCGGTGCCGGCGCTCATTTTGGTGTTCATCGCGGTGTACCAACTTAGTACCTGGGCCCACATCAAATATCGATCTAACGCGCCGTCCGGTCCAGTGCTGGCAGAGGTGACCGCCCGCCAGTTCCAATGGATCACCCGTTACGCCGGTCCTGATGGGAAACTGCGAACCCCGGACGACATCATCACGATCAACGACTTCCACTTCTACGCCGACGAGGAGATCGACGAATCCGGGCGAGTGGTGGCGACTAAAGGCGTTCCCACCAAAATCCTGCTGCGCTCGGAGGATGTGCTGCATTCCTTTTTCCTACCCCAGTTGCGAATCAAGCAGGACGCGGTCCCCGGTTTGACCATCCCGGTTTGGTTTGACGCCGACCGCCCTGGTGAATACGAACTGGTGTGCGCCGAGTTGTGCGGTTGGGGCCACTACAAGATGCGCAGCAAAATGGTGGTCCACCGCAACAAGGCCGAGTTCGAGCAATGGCTGGCTGACCAGCAGAAGCGTCAATTCGAGGACGGCACCGGCAACGCCCAGGTCGGTTCGCCCGAATCGTCCCCCCCCAACTCTAACCCCGACCCGACCACGACGGGAGGAATCGCGGAATGAACCCCACGCCTCAGTCCGAACCCCACGGCCACGCGCTGGCTCACGGCCACGGCGATGCCAACGGTCACCCGGCCTCCCACGGCCACGGCGGCCATGACGAGCATGACCACATCCACGCCGAGCCGACCAATCCGTTGTTTAAATATGTTTTCAGCATCGACCACAAAGTCATTGGCATTCAATTCCTGTTCACCGGCCTGATCTTCTTCGTGCTGGGCGGTCTCCTCGCGTTGTTGGTCCGCTGGCAGTTGGCCTGGCCGTGGTCGCAGGTGCCAATCCTGTCGCAGACCGCCTGGGCGGAGTTCGGCGGCCAAATGCCGCCTGAGGTCTACAATAAACTGTTCACCATGCACGGAACGATCATGATCTTCTTCGTGATCATTCCGATCCTCACCGGCGCGTTCGGGAACTTCCTGATCCCGCTGATGATCGGCGCGCGGGACATGGCGTTTCCGAAGCTGAACATGTACTCCTACTGGTTCATGTGGCCGGCGTTCATCTGCATCACCTATTCCTTCTTCGTCAACGGCGGATCGGCCGAGGCGGGCTGGACGAGCTATCCGCCGTTGGCCTCGTTTAGCTGGTCCACCCCTGGTTCCAACGAAGGTCAAACCTGGTGGTTGCTGGCGCTGCTGTTCGCGGGCGTCTCGTCGATGATGGGTTCGGTCAACTACCTGACCACCATCTTGACGATGCGTGCGCCAGGGATGAGCCTGTTTCGGATGCCGATGACGGTCTGGGCGATGTTCATCACCGCGATTCTGCAAGCCTTCGCGCTGCCGGTGTTGACCGCGGCCCTGGCGATGCAGCTGATGGACCGCACTCTGGGCACCAACTTTTTCCCACCGCCGGGCCACGTGGTGGCCAACAGCGCTCCAGTGGTTGGGGGCGGCCAGCCGATTTTGTGGCAACATCTGTTCTGGTTCTATTCCCATCCGGCCGTTTATATTATGATCCTGCCGGCGATGGGGATCGTCTCGGACATCCTCTCGACCTTCTCCCGTAAGCCGCTGTTTGGCTACAAGCCGATGGTCTTTGCCATTGCAGGGATCGCCGGACTGGGCTTCATCGTGTGGGGCCACCACATGTTCCAGTCGGGCATGAACCCCTACCTTGGGGCCACCTTCATGCTCTCGACCATGATGATCGCCTTGCCTTCAGCCATCAAAACCTTCAACTGGTTGGGGACGATGTGGGGCGGACGGATTCAATTCACCGCGGCCATGCTCAACGCGATGGCGTTCGTGTCGATGTTCGTGATCGGTGGGCTGTCGGGGATCTTCATGGCCGCCACCCCCATCGACATGCACATCCACGACACCTACTTCATCGTGGCGCACATCCACTAC encodes:
- a CDS encoding cbb3-type cytochrome c oxidase subunit I: MTHAAAASAPSSSSSVPESNGVAIGASATLTTMRAAIDATTKAPVLALMVSALVWLVVGLSLTLIASIKTHSPDFLDGIGFLTYGRVHAAGWQALAYGWVGLSGLGLAVWATPRMARRPDRLAVLPKLATLLWNAAVAIGVVGILAGYGTGVPFLEFPRVPSMMLAAAMGIMASWTLATLFTSDRANLYLSQWLIAIALVVFPTVFVAARALLFDLTITGLSAVAIHQWYLSAGFGLWIAPLSLASLFFVFPKAINRPVSAYSFAFLGMWTFVLSYNLMGPLNLATTALPTGLVALSTVARTMAGFGVALLTLSLLITLAGSGTAFRISPVARFCTFAAIAFPITTVLLGLQTTRSVSAVVQFSLYSEGQAWLAMLGLYTWAMAGAIYWIVPRLTGWEWPSVAPIKLHLTTALGGVTLIWLALTLRGIAQGVAINTPSISFAQIQSESLVFFWGVSLGLGALLLGALTFLATTTSCVLRLGPRAAAAIPLAEPLPSRRSRHVQSTSLVIFGGLAAVLVSQFLVATFLQGLGRLPMIAILVSLAATYVILIAWYMMYLKYEGRWIFAMLVPTCVISTLLVIAIFPDAAMPYSIDPAQATTALAAPASTALQP
- a CDS encoding c-type cytochrome — its product is MSMTSVPTSEPNSSASAGRGSGVVPVVLAVLGLAASVAVIVVGVQGLVTARPTDPADLRDNAALVALRAAETAELEQGRVIDPRNRTVAPPVTLAMELLANQPQDATAKAAPEPEVADALAQPFPPNQPFLAQQEAKGEPIPDKGLELIGQFVGETFGLSPREAVVPALENAPPDALTTLLANPNHRPVLQRGAKVYAQYCANCHGSAGAGNGPSAQAYVSVPRNFTIGVFNFVSTKERDKPLRDDLYLSIKYGFKNIYKNVSMPAFGDVLSPEDLNAVVDYTIYLSMRGETERKLLQLAAFPADEEAETLEDLLGADPRETVTQVLSEWNAAPSKVVPIPPRVPATRESIERGRQLYAVAGCVGCHGVNGNGNGESFIDRAIFDRVYLQGETVDTAIRNTYADLVAQGRKPDLDLEAFVNAKTQLWNDSKTEWGDMVRPANLYLGYYKGGHADNLTAEDRERIAKGVYLRIAYGFNHGKMPAHYPGQLSTSDQVWDVVNFVLSLPYQPDLLANANANADASSPQARDEPISQAEAQATTTDTALLQEQETSRSALTMMLGLGVLLGLMWAIARDLSDGVRRTTENVLDELDGDPDTPLRS
- a CDS encoding c-type cytochrome; the encoded protein is MTRRVPLSLFLWICLLTLVGCGESGRLRYSESPRYAQLGDQRVNLKAKVKTAVDELFGAAPNQILVPEGSSLVGERGTGIRAAGIYLAGLTKTETGELASIHEQSKDDPAIKGGYALYRRHCLHCHGVSGDGNGPTAPFLYPKPRDFRPGVYKFTSTNGVKPTRADLYKTIKEGLHGTSMPSFDALMTDDEIQQVIDYTLYLSIRGETEAKLIQEAQLSVADMLEPGQDVAADANLVDLFEEAGSSLVPKELPAQIAQEWFETDQNVTRPVVSRPGITAASIERGRDLYFSVGCNACHGDLGDSGGESFLDQEMYNAIVFARQPVHVAAVKRFAEERTRKTQAEETALRLVRLGSNRHRALESLRANPALQPYADEAVDHALQAKAQGKLDSQSGHSPFRPELQSAVEVAKFLVENDIALKYVFDPVGWTAAPRNFNPQQGSPILTTEQLRGLETFRAELTLAAAENRDEARAQIEAKMNEARQRNQAEPSDETQAALEEALAELKRWENAPATIDRVLSWIPELRDPGFQAYFVNALTKWSYSRDEVWFNPIRPANLRKGVYKGGRRPYDLWLRIANGIQPVKMPGYLGEGEGKLNQEQIWDVVNFVLALPSNTGLLDHHQPPAPHRHSDSEMEPAAGAAIAARHE
- a CDS encoding cytochrome c oxidase subunit II, with the protein product MRLWSVFFAVMSVALLGIYLYAPTNPEWWLPNTYHTLGAHEPQVAEQSVAALGREVDHLFMIVLWLTGITFVLVSVVFCYVAWKFGDEPGRKSTYTHGSTTLEVVWTAVPALILVFIAVYQLSTWAHIKYRSNAPSGPVLAEVTARQFQWITRYAGPDGKLRTPDDIITINDFHFYADEEIDESGRVVATKGVPTKILLRSEDVLHSFFLPQLRIKQDAVPGLTIPVWFDADRPGEYELVCAELCGWGHYKMRSKMVVHRNKAEFEQWLADQQKRQFEDGTGNAQVGSPESSPPNSNPDPTTTGGIAE
- a CDS encoding cytochrome c oxidase subunit I codes for the protein MNPTPQSEPHGHALAHGHGDANGHPASHGHGGHDEHDHIHAEPTNPLFKYVFSIDHKVIGIQFLFTGLIFFVLGGLLALLVRWQLAWPWSQVPILSQTAWAEFGGQMPPEVYNKLFTMHGTIMIFFVIIPILTGAFGNFLIPLMIGARDMAFPKLNMYSYWFMWPAFICITYSFFVNGGSAEAGWTSYPPLASFSWSTPGSNEGQTWWLLALLFAGVSSMMGSVNYLTTILTMRAPGMSLFRMPMTVWAMFITAILQAFALPVLTAALAMQLMDRTLGTNFFPPPGHVVANSAPVVGGGQPILWQHLFWFYSHPAVYIMILPAMGIVSDILSTFSRKPLFGYKPMVFAIAGIAGLGFIVWGHHMFQSGMNPYLGATFMLSTMMIALPSAIKTFNWLGTMWGGRIQFTAAMLNAMAFVSMFVIGGLSGIFMAATPIDMHIHDTYFIVAHIHYVLFGGSTFGIFAALYYWFPKMFGRMMNETLGKIHFALTFLFFNGTFFLMHIIGMHGHPRRIADPTVYEYLRGTGVMGMNEFMTINALLLGATQLILVWNFFHSLFYGPKAPNNPWNANTLEWATTSPPPHYNFLPIPRVYHGPYEYSAPTLDKDFLPQTEEVSEETRRAMAEAAH